The following proteins are co-located in the Aulosira sp. FACHB-615 genome:
- a CDS encoding FAD-dependent oxidoreductase has translation MLKSKTQKIRLFKSEIWLVLVSLLLSNNPTNAAPPRNVDKIEACEILVVGGGLAGTSTAYEALLAGRTVCLTDITDWIGGQATSQGVSALDETSEQVDSGLFPRGYKKFREMLKQHYGKQNPGECQVSRSCFLPRDGEKILRVMLQQAAHQGGGKLKWYPNTVIKELNITSASEGSSRKLIKSAIAIQHQPQPNTPPLNTEPLSQTIEDTYSYENSSRFAKTIVQFVPAANKKPSANRSADWYVIEATETGELIALADVPYQIGIDARSLYNPSSASSSGDPYCTQGYTYTFAMQATKEAQTHTMPSFYPQYAGYYSYEKPHLASFPFVFAYRRIFKNPKQPKIQEKFGNLAFIKPMPGDISMQNWTWGNDYRPGTANDNLILSRDQIRQTRQLQPGQWMGGLRVESLRKAEEVSQGFFYWLVEGTTDSRLGDGVKQADRNHRYLRGLDSPMGTVHGLSKYPYIREARRIIGRPARGYAGGFSIQEIDISQKNFTDSYYRQTLGDRTYRNLAIALGNTDAIARIQNNAIPTQVQRTRSRIYPDAVGIGHYNIDFHPCMVSSPPEQQGNSERQGMRQAESQTYPFQIPLRAMIPQQIDNLIVAGKSIATSQIASAAYRVHAYEWSSGAAAGTVANFALEEGILPYQLIDQLPQPEKELETLQQRLRQNQNPIIFPSVSILNKK, from the coding sequence ATGTTAAAATCTAAAACCCAAAAAATTCGTTTATTTAAATCTGAAATCTGGTTAGTTTTAGTGAGTTTATTATTATCTAATAACCCTACTAATGCTGCACCACCTAGAAATGTAGATAAGATAGAAGCTTGTGAAATATTGGTAGTGGGTGGTGGTTTAGCTGGGACTTCAACAGCCTACGAAGCTTTACTCGCAGGCCGTACTGTCTGCCTAACAGACATTACTGATTGGATAGGAGGGCAAGCTACTTCTCAAGGAGTTTCTGCCTTGGACGAAACTAGTGAACAGGTTGATTCAGGATTATTTCCTCGTGGTTACAAAAAATTTCGTGAGATGCTCAAGCAACACTATGGCAAGCAAAATCCTGGTGAATGCCAAGTCAGCCGTTCTTGCTTTTTACCAAGAGATGGTGAGAAAATATTGCGAGTGATGTTGCAACAAGCAGCCCACCAAGGTGGAGGTAAGCTAAAATGGTATCCCAATACTGTAATTAAAGAGTTAAATATTACGTCTGCTAGTGAAGGTAGTAGCAGAAAACTCATTAAAAGTGCGATCGCAATTCAGCATCAACCCCAACCTAATACCCCACCCTTAAACACTGAACCATTATCTCAAACGATAGAGGATACCTATAGTTATGAAAATTCCTCTCGTTTTGCTAAGACTATTGTCCAGTTTGTACCTGCTGCTAACAAAAAACCCTCAGCCAATCGTTCAGCAGATTGGTATGTAATTGAAGCAACCGAAACAGGAGAACTCATTGCCCTAGCAGATGTACCTTATCAAATCGGTATTGATGCACGCTCACTATACAATCCCTCATCCGCCAGCAGTAGCGGTGATCCTTACTGCACTCAGGGCTATACTTACACATTTGCTATGCAAGCAACCAAAGAAGCCCAAACCCATACCATGCCAAGTTTTTATCCTCAATACGCAGGATACTACAGCTATGAAAAGCCTCATCTTGCCAGCTTCCCGTTTGTATTTGCCTATCGTCGGATTTTTAAAAATCCTAAACAGCCCAAAATCCAAGAGAAATTTGGTAATCTCGCATTTATCAAACCCATGCCAGGAGATATTTCTATGCAAAACTGGACATGGGGAAATGATTATCGTCCAGGCACAGCTAACGATAACTTAATTCTCAGTCGTGATCAGATCAGACAAACCAGACAACTACAACCGGGACAATGGATGGGTGGCTTGCGTGTTGAAAGCCTACGTAAAGCCGAAGAAGTCTCACAGGGATTCTTTTACTGGTTGGTAGAAGGCACAACAGACTCTCGACTCGGAGATGGAGTCAAACAAGCAGATCGCAATCATCGTTATCTCAGAGGATTAGATTCACCGATGGGAACCGTGCATGGACTTTCCAAATATCCTTATATTCGAGAAGCACGACGAATTATTGGTCGTCCAGCTAGGGGATATGCAGGAGGCTTTAGCATCCAAGAAATTGACATCAGCCAAAAGAATTTTACGGATAGCTATTATCGCCAAACGTTAGGCGATCGCACATATCGCAATTTAGCGATCGCCTTGGGTAATACAGATGCGATCGCTCGCATTCAAAACAACGCTATACCTACTCAAGTCCAACGTACCCGTTCCCGTATCTATCCTGATGCTGTCGGTATCGGTCATTACAACATCGACTTTCACCCTTGTATGGTATCGAGTCCCCCAGAACAACAAGGAAACAGTGAGCGCCAAGGAATGCGCCAAGCTGAATCACAAACCTATCCTTTCCAGATTCCGCTTCGAGCCATGATTCCGCAACAGATTGATAACCTAATTGTTGCAGGTAAGAGCATAGCTACAAGTCAAATTGCCTCTGCTGCCTACCGCGTCCACGCCTATGAATGGTCTTCAGGTGCAGCTGCTGGAACAGTAGCTAATTTCGCCTTAGAAGAGGGAATTTTGCCCTATCAACTGATAGATCAACTACCCCAGCCAGAAAAAGAGCTAGAAACCTTACAACAACGCCTGAGACAAAATCAAAATCCTATCATTTTTCCTAGTGTTTCAATTTTGAATAAAAAGTAG
- a CDS encoding CAP domain-containing protein, which yields MSIEIFIDTNFSGTSSGAVNFDSAFVGDFWNDKISSIKVYSDTWEFFEHGNFQGRSLRLTPGEYPSFNNNMNDTISSFRKVQGSSSPTQSADGVFKRILDLTNLERRKANLSLLTFNSKLAAAAQKHSQSMAMQDFFDHRNMVQRIQAERYQYSRIGENITAGNSTPEQAMQSWMNSPGHRDNILNPQFRELGVGYYFLANDTGRVNYQHYWTQAFGTPG from the coding sequence ATGTCCATTGAAATCTTCATAGATACCAACTTTTCTGGAACAAGTTCAGGAGCAGTTAATTTTGACTCTGCCTTTGTTGGAGACTTTTGGAATGACAAAATTTCCTCCATAAAGGTTTACTCTGACACCTGGGAGTTCTTTGAACATGGAAATTTTCAAGGTAGAAGTTTGCGCCTTACCCCTGGGGAGTATCCTAGCTTCAACAATAATATGAATGATACGATTTCATCATTCAGGAAAGTGCAAGGCAGTTCATCGCCTACTCAATCAGCAGATGGTGTGTTCAAAAGAATACTTGACCTAACAAATTTAGAACGGCGTAAAGCAAATTTGTCTTTGCTCACCTTCAATTCCAAGCTAGCAGCAGCAGCACAGAAGCATTCTCAAAGCATGGCAATGCAAGACTTTTTCGATCACCGAAACATGGTGCAACGCATTCAGGCAGAAAGATATCAATATTCGCGTATTGGAGAAAATATTACGGCTGGAAATTCCACACCCGAACAAGCAATGCAAAGTTGGATGAACAGTCCAGGACACCGTGATAATATCCTAAATCCGCAGTTCCGAGAACTTGGCGTGGGGTACTACTTTCTAGCAAATGATACAGGTAGAGTTAACTATCAACACTACTGGACTCAGGCTTTTGGTACGCCCGGATAG
- a CDS encoding glycoside hydrolase family 19 protein, whose amino-acid sequence MARKQGNPPTVHTVETGDTLFDIAQAYYGDGDQWTKISADNGNIAPESLQIGQQLQVLTVNSPSPDTNNVVVYDDSQYLGFSQVLGVGSYDWGQIKNDSISSIKVPVGMKVILYSDTNFGGQSKTFTADTPYVGDDFNDLTSSLIVEIANNAPPSGSGFANIVSRQAYETMFPNRNGLYSYEGLITATQRYPNFCNEGSDEQRKREAAAFLANIAHETGNLQYTEELNTANWPHYCDLNSTYPCVSGKTYHGRGPIQLSWNYNYGACGTALGIDLLNNPELVSTDSVISFTTALWFWMTSQLPKPSCHDAINTSGFGMTINIINGGIECGKGQVTQQAQHRIQLYQQFTQGLGVTPGDNLSC is encoded by the coding sequence ATGGCTAGAAAACAAGGAAATCCTCCAACAGTTCATACCGTAGAAACTGGAGATACATTATTTGATATAGCTCAAGCATATTATGGTGATGGCGATCAGTGGACAAAAATCTCTGCGGATAATGGTAATATTGCACCTGAAAGTTTGCAAATTGGTCAACAACTTCAAGTTTTAACAGTTAATTCTCCTTCACCTGATACTAACAACGTAGTTGTTTACGATGACTCTCAGTATCTTGGCTTTAGCCAAGTTCTGGGTGTAGGAAGTTATGACTGGGGACAAATTAAAAACGATAGTATTAGTTCTATAAAAGTTCCGGTAGGCATGAAGGTTATTCTTTATAGTGATACTAACTTTGGCGGACAGAGCAAAACATTTACGGCTGATACGCCTTATGTAGGTGATGATTTCAACGATCTTACTTCCTCGTTGATAGTCGAAATTGCTAACAATGCTCCTCCTTCAGGTAGCGGTTTCGCAAATATTGTGTCGCGTCAAGCTTACGAAACTATGTTCCCAAATCGTAATGGTTTGTACTCTTACGAAGGTTTAATAACTGCAACGCAGAGATATCCAAACTTCTGCAATGAAGGCTCTGATGAGCAACGCAAACGTGAGGCAGCTGCTTTCTTGGCAAATATTGCTCACGAGACGGGGAATTTACAGTATACCGAAGAATTGAACACAGCAAATTGGCCTCATTACTGCGATCTAAATAGTACTTATCCATGTGTATCCGGTAAAACCTATCATGGTCGCGGCCCGATTCAGCTGTCGTGGAACTACAACTATGGCGCGTGCGGGACAGCACTCGGCATTGATCTGCTCAATAACCCTGAACTAGTATCGACAGATAGTGTTATTTCCTTCACGACAGCTTTATGGTTCTGGATGACTTCCCAATTACCCAAGCCATCATGCCATGATGCCATCAATACGTCTGGCTTTGGTATGACGATTAACATTATTAATGGCGGTATCGAGTGCGGCAAAGGACAGGTGACTCAACAGGCACAGCATAGAATACAACTTTATCAGCAGTTTACCCAAGGGTTGGGTGTTACCCCAGGCGACAACCTTTCGTGCTAA
- a CDS encoding AAA-like domain-containing protein — protein MPRSLRVQQNCLDKAKLALIRNGFPSQRSLAENAGFALATVSNFLTGKPVDYVTFEELCRKLSLDWREIANLNFEVSSQTIDKNPKISELSDATQDTLPRYPNGSVPLGSPFYLKRAPLEEQVHQEIRKPGALVRIKAPREMGKTSLLMRILDSAKRQGYRTVSLNLEQVDQVILSNLNQFLRWLCANIARQLQLEAKLDEYWDEDLGSKISSTSYIEEYILNSIETPIVLALDEVNQIFEHPQVAKDFLPLLRSWYEEAKRLPIWQKLRLIVVHSTEIYVPLQLNQSPFNVGLPIQLNAFSKEEVQQLAQRYELDWSDGDEARQLMDLIGGHPSLVHTAIYHLSQREITLEQLLETAPTATGIYSHHLQRHLVILQERPELARSLNCVMCTNEPVELEAIVAYKLSSMGLIKQSGNKVISSCELYRQFYVTTFAFSLT, from the coding sequence ATGCCTAGATCACTTAGAGTGCAACAGAATTGTCTTGACAAAGCCAAACTTGCACTTATACGTAACGGCTTTCCTAGCCAACGCTCTTTAGCTGAAAATGCAGGATTCGCTCTAGCTACAGTCAGCAACTTTCTGACTGGTAAGCCTGTTGACTATGTGACTTTTGAAGAACTCTGTCGTAAATTGTCACTTGACTGGAGAGAAATTGCAAATCTGAATTTTGAGGTTTCATCCCAGACTATAGATAAAAATCCTAAAATTTCTGAGTTGAGCGATGCAACCCAGGATACCTTGCCCCGCTATCCCAATGGCTCAGTTCCTCTGGGTTCCCCTTTTTACCTAAAACGCGCTCCTCTTGAAGAGCAAGTTCATCAAGAAATAAGAAAACCAGGAGCCTTAGTGCGGATTAAAGCACCCAGAGAGATGGGCAAAACTTCTCTGTTAATGAGAATTCTTGACTCAGCTAAACGCCAGGGCTATCGCACTGTCAGCTTGAACCTGGAGCAAGTTGATCAGGTTATCTTGAGTAATTTGAATCAATTTTTACGCTGGCTGTGTGCCAACATTGCACGCCAGCTTCAGTTAGAAGCGAAGCTAGATGAATATTGGGATGAGGATCTGGGGAGCAAAATTAGCTCTACTTCTTACATCGAAGAGTATATACTAAATTCAATTGAGACTCCCATCGTTTTAGCGTTAGATGAGGTAAATCAAATTTTTGAGCATCCTCAAGTGGCAAAGGATTTTTTACCCCTGTTGCGATCATGGTACGAAGAAGCCAAAAGATTGCCGATTTGGCAAAAGCTCCGCTTGATTGTGGTTCACTCGACGGAAATTTACGTTCCCCTCCAACTTAACCAATCCCCTTTTAATGTAGGGCTGCCAATTCAGTTAAATGCTTTTAGTAAAGAGGAGGTGCAGCAGTTAGCTCAACGCTACGAACTTGACTGGTCAGATGGTGATGAAGCTAGGCAACTGATGGATCTGATCGGAGGACATCCCTCACTAGTACACACTGCTATCTATCATCTTAGTCAAAGGGAGATAACTCTGGAGCAACTGCTGGAAACTGCCCCAACTGCCACCGGAATTTATTCTCATCACCTGCAACGCCATTTGGTAATACTGCAAGAACGGCCGGAATTAGCCAGATCCCTTAATTGTGTTATGTGTACCAATGAGCCAGTAGAATTAGAGGCTATCGTGGCTTACAAGTTAAGCAGTATGGGGCTGATTAAACAGTCAGGAAATAAAGTAATATCAAGCTGTGAGTTGTATCGGCAGTTTTACGTGACAACTTTCGCGTTTTCCCTAACTTAA
- a CDS encoding TOMM precursor leader peptide-binding protein has protein sequence MLDKTHFNPCYSIATIEPEQVFLLSEREKIWLSDRLFCSLAALIDSDLSIDEIIETIQQSLLQDPKSVEEAATFFQEVLNVSIKAQYALYQMEQKGYLVKPDDSLPSHLKIFCHHLNITPSIAYQRLRSTKVAVKALGSVAAGDFIAMLESLQIQVTDVGDLTVVLTDNYLAPELDEFNQQALKSQSPWMLVKPLGTIVWLGPLLDPQKTGCWECLAKRLRDNRPIEGFIQRQKPIYPALTPPLGFLASTVQTALGMAATEVFKWIVQGENKQLESNLITYDAIALQTQNHSLVKLPQCSSCGEMVNGLTNNPLPVVLGHRQKTFTVDGGHRICSPQETLRKYQHHISPITGVVRELNKISGNGLTHNYIAKHHFHSIFDDSASLRQNLGGRSAGKGRTDSQAMASGFCEAIERYSGVFQGYEIREKGSYQQMGDKAIHPNACMNFSQQQYQNRDQWNVECQGWFQKVPELFDEQREIDWTPVWSLTHEEFKYLPTAYCYYGYQPDYKPDCWAESNGCAAGNTIEEAILQGFMELVERDAVALWWYNFLQKPQVDLDSFDEPYFQSLKQYYQTINRELWVLDITSDLNIPTFAAISRRSDRSVEDIILGYGTHFDPMIALSRALTELNQILPSVLLANADGTTQYSPYADPLAIAWWKTATLVDRAYLIPDRKVNSKIRADYPQITSDDLLDDVKLCQKIVEEKNMEMLVLDQTRPDIGLRVAKVIVPGMRHMWKRFGAGRLYEVPVQMGWLPKPLAENELNSFPMWM, from the coding sequence ATGCTAGATAAAACACATTTCAATCCCTGTTATTCTATTGCAACTATAGAACCCGAACAAGTATTTTTGTTATCAGAGAGGGAGAAAATTTGGTTAAGCGATCGCCTTTTTTGTAGTTTAGCTGCTTTAATCGATAGCGATCTCAGTATTGATGAAATTATTGAGACCATTCAACAGTCGCTACTGCAAGATCCAAAGTCTGTTGAGGAAGCTGCTACCTTTTTCCAAGAAGTTCTCAATGTAAGCATTAAAGCCCAATATGCTTTGTACCAAATGGAACAAAAGGGTTATCTTGTCAAACCAGATGACTCTTTGCCATCGCATTTAAAGATTTTTTGTCATCATCTCAATATCACTCCCAGCATAGCCTATCAAAGATTGCGCTCAACTAAAGTAGCAGTAAAAGCATTAGGTTCGGTTGCTGCTGGGGACTTCATTGCTATGCTTGAGTCTTTACAAATTCAAGTAACTGACGTTGGCGACTTGACAGTAGTTTTAACTGATAACTATCTTGCTCCTGAGTTAGATGAGTTCAACCAACAAGCCCTAAAGTCCCAATCTCCCTGGATGTTAGTTAAACCATTGGGAACAATAGTCTGGCTCGGCCCTTTATTAGATCCTCAAAAAACTGGGTGTTGGGAATGTTTAGCCAAGCGATTGCGGGATAATAGACCAATTGAAGGGTTTATTCAGCGACAGAAGCCCATTTATCCAGCTTTAACACCTCCTTTAGGATTTTTGGCATCTACTGTACAAACTGCATTAGGCATGGCAGCCACAGAGGTGTTTAAATGGATTGTGCAAGGGGAAAATAAACAATTAGAAAGCAATCTAATCACTTACGATGCGATCGCACTGCAAACTCAAAATCATAGCTTGGTTAAGCTTCCTCAATGTTCTAGCTGTGGAGAGATGGTAAATGGGTTAACTAACAACCCCCTACCGGTTGTTTTAGGACACCGCCAGAAAACCTTTACCGTCGATGGAGGACACCGTATTTGTTCGCCACAAGAAACTCTCAGGAAATATCAACATCATATTAGCCCCATTACTGGGGTTGTGCGAGAACTGAATAAAATTTCTGGGAATGGATTAACTCATAACTACATTGCCAAACATCATTTTCACAGTATTTTTGACGATTCAGCAAGCTTACGGCAAAATTTGGGAGGTAGAAGTGCAGGGAAAGGTAGGACTGACTCTCAAGCGATGGCTAGTGGTTTTTGCGAAGCGATCGAGCGTTATTCTGGAGTGTTTCAAGGGTATGAAATTAGAGAAAAAGGCAGTTACCAACAAATGGGGGATAAAGCGATTCACCCCAATGCTTGCATGAACTTTAGTCAACAGCAATATCAAAATAGAGACCAATGGAATGTTGAATGTCAAGGCTGGTTTCAAAAAGTCCCCGAACTGTTTGATGAACAAAGAGAAATTGACTGGACTCCTGTTTGGTCTTTAACCCATGAGGAATTTAAGTATCTGCCAACGGCTTACTGCTATTATGGCTATCAACCGGACTATAAACCCGACTGTTGGGCTGAGTCCAATGGGTGTGCTGCGGGTAATACTATCGAAGAAGCTATTCTGCAAGGGTTTATGGAGTTAGTAGAGCGTGATGCTGTCGCCTTATGGTGGTATAACTTCCTGCAAAAGCCGCAAGTAGATTTAGATAGTTTCGATGAGCCTTATTTTCAAAGCCTGAAGCAATATTATCAAACTATTAATCGAGAACTTTGGGTATTAGATATTACCAGCGATCTCAATATTCCCACTTTTGCTGCCATTAGTCGGAGGAGCGATCGCTCTGTGGAAGATATTATCTTGGGTTATGGTACTCATTTCGACCCAATGATTGCCCTGAGTCGAGCCTTAACCGAATTAAATCAAATCCTACCTAGCGTTTTATTAGCTAATGCTGACGGGACTACTCAATATTCGCCATATGCAGACCCTTTAGCGATCGCGTGGTGGAAAACAGCTACTTTAGTCGATCGAGCATATTTAATACCCGATCGAAAAGTAAACTCCAAAATACGTGCTGATTATCCGCAAATTACCAGTGACGATCTTTTAGATGATGTGAAACTTTGTCAAAAAATTGTTGAGGAGAAAAACATGGAAATGTTGGTTTTAGATCAGACTCGTCCCGATATAGGACTCAGAGTAGCAAAGGTGATTGTGCCTGGGATGCGACACATGTGGAAACGTTTCGGTGCAGGAAGACTCTATGAAGTGCCTGTTCAAATGGGATGGTTGCCAAAGCCACTGGCAGAAAATGAACTCAATTCTTTTCCCATGTGGATGTGA
- a CDS encoding amidohydrolase family protein, whose amino-acid sequence MLNGYQIIDADSHTIEPISLWQQYLNPRFQHFAPSPDLTIKGEEIYYKISDRVKSKMSLVNNFDAESQVKAIKDMGIDRSIIYPSFGLWLLSIDTMTPQLAQEFVLAYNNWLRDFCSYNPQILIGVGLVNLHNPDDLVPELNRILKFGWKAVCLLPNPVKGRLLNHVAYEPFWAECERQNIAVGLHTVAHSRLPTTGADRFDTHFSMHACAHPMEQMMALLALIEGGVLERYPKLKVGFLESGCGWLPYWLWRLDKEYEELYWEVKDNVKMKPSEYFRRQCFIEIEPSEPYLSEIIASIGENNLIFGSDYPHLDRDPDVVKKAVALDRQLSTESVRKILWDNSVRFYGIE is encoded by the coding sequence ATGCTAAATGGATATCAAATTATTGATGCAGATTCTCATACTATCGAGCCAATTAGCCTTTGGCAACAGTATTTAAACCCTAGATTTCAGCATTTTGCTCCTTCCCCAGATCTCACAATTAAAGGAGAGGAAATTTATTACAAAATATCCGATAGAGTTAAAAGCAAAATGTCCTTAGTTAACAACTTCGATGCCGAGTCTCAAGTCAAAGCTATTAAGGACATGGGAATCGATCGATCGATTATTTATCCAAGTTTTGGGTTATGGCTTTTGTCAATCGATACCATGACTCCCCAATTGGCTCAGGAATTTGTTTTAGCTTACAATAATTGGTTGCGAGACTTTTGTAGCTACAATCCGCAAATACTTATAGGAGTAGGATTAGTCAATCTTCATAATCCTGACGATCTGGTGCCAGAATTAAATCGAATTTTAAAATTTGGGTGGAAAGCTGTCTGTTTGTTACCTAATCCAGTTAAAGGGCGGTTGCTAAACCACGTTGCTTATGAGCCTTTTTGGGCGGAGTGTGAGAGACAAAATATAGCAGTTGGGCTACATACTGTTGCCCATTCCCGTCTACCAACTACTGGAGCAGATCGGTTTGATACCCATTTTTCGATGCACGCTTGCGCTCATCCAATGGAGCAAATGATGGCATTACTGGCATTGATTGAGGGGGGTGTTTTAGAACGCTATCCTAAACTGAAAGTTGGTTTTCTAGAATCAGGCTGTGGCTGGCTACCTTATTGGCTGTGGCGACTAGATAAAGAGTATGAGGAACTCTATTGGGAGGTGAAAGACAATGTAAAGATGAAACCTTCAGAATATTTCCGCCGTCAGTGCTTTATTGAGATCGAGCCTTCCGAACCTTATTTGTCGGAAATTATCGCCTCTATCGGTGAGAATAATTTAATTTTTGGTTCCGATTATCCCCATCTCGATCGCGATCCCGATGTTGTAAAAAAAGCTGTAGCACTCGATCGACAGCTTTCAACAGAAAGTGTGAGAAAAATTCTTTGGGATAATTCCGTTAGATTCTACGGTATAGAATAA